From the Homo sapiens chromosome 1, GRCh38.p14 Primary Assembly genome, one window contains:
- the THBS3 gene encoding thrombospondin-3 isoform 5 precursor (isoform 5 precursor is encoded by transcript variant 6), whose amino-acid sequence METQELRGALALLLLCFFTSASQDLQVIDLLTVGESRQMVAVAEKIRTALLTAGDIYLLSTFRLPPKQGGVLFGLYSRQDNTRWLEASVVGKINKVLVRYQREDGKVHAVNLQQAGLADGRTHTVLLRLRGPSRPSPALHLYVDCKLGDQHAGLPALAPIPPAEVDGLEIRTGQKAYLRMQGFVESMKIILGGSMARVGALSECPFQGDESIHSAVTNALHSILGEQTKALVTQLTLFNQILVELRDDIRDQVKEMSLIRNTIMECQVCGFHEQRSHCSPNPCFRGVDCMEVYEYPGYRCGPCPPGLQGNGTHCSDINECAHADPCFPGSSCINTMPGFHCEACPRGYKGTQVSGVGIDYARASKQVCNDIDECNDGNNGGCDPNSICTNTVGSFKCGPCRLGFLGNQSQGCLPARTCHSPAHSPCHIHAHCLFERNGAVSCQCNVGWAGNGNVCGTDTDIDGYPDQALPCMDNNKHCKQDNCLLTPNSGQEDADNDGVGDQCDDDADGDGIKNVEDNCRLFPNKDQQNSDTDSFGDACDNCPNVPNNDQKDTDGNGEGDACDNDVDGDGIPNGLDNCPKVPNPLQTDRDEDGVGDACDSCPEMSNPTQTDADSDLVGDVCDTNEDSDGDGHQDTKDNCPQLPNSSQLDSDNDGLGDECDGDDDNDGIPDYVPPGPDNCRLVPNPNQKDSDGNGVGDVCEDDFDNDAVVDPLDVCPESAEVTLTDFRAYQTVVLDPEGDAQIDPNWVVLNQGMEIVQTMNSDPGLAVGYTAFNGVDFEGTFHVNTVTDDDYAGFLFSYQDSGRFYVVMWKQTEQTYWQATPFRAVAQPGLQLKAVTSVSGPGEHLRNALWHTGHTPDQVRLLWTDPRNVGWRDKTSYRWQLLHRPQVGYIRHSA is encoded by the exons ATGGAGACGCAGGAACTTCGGGGGGCCCTGGCTCTTCTCCTCCTTTGCTTTTTCACATCTGCCAGTCAGGATCTGCAGG TAATTGACCTGCTGACTGTGGGCGAGTCTCGGCAGATGGTAGCTGTGGCAGAGAAGATCCGGacagccttgctcactgctgggGACATCTACCTCTTATCCACCTTCCGCCTGCCCCCCAAGCAGGGTGGTGTCCTCTTTGGCCTCTATTCTCGCCAAGACAACACTCGATGGCTGGAGGCCTCTGTTGTAGGCAAGATCAACAAAG TACTGGTGCGATACCAGCGGGAGGATGGCAAAGTCCACGCCGTGAACCTACAGCAAGCGGGCCTGGCTGATGGGCGCACACACACAGTTCTCCTGCGACTCCGAGGTCCCTCCAGACCCAGCCCTGCCCTACATCTCTACGTGGACTGCAAACTGGGTGACCAACATGCAGGCCTTCCAGCACTGGCCCCCATTCCTCCAGCGGAGGTCGATGGGCTGGAGATTAGGACTGGACAGAAGGCGTATTTGAGGATGCAG GGCTTTGTGGAATCTATGAAAATTATTCTGGGTGGGTCCATGGCCCGGGTAGGAGCCCTGAGTGAGTGTCCATTCCAAGGGGACGAGTCCATCCACAGTGCAG TGACCAatgcactgcactccattctaG GGGAGCAGACCAAGGCGCTGGTCACCCAACTCACCCTCTTCAACCAGATCCTGGTGGAGCTGCGGGATGATATACGAGACCAG GTGAAGGAAATGTCCCTGATCCGAAACACCATTATGGAGTGTCAGGTGTGCG GCTTCCATGAGCAGCGTTCCCACTGCAGCCCCAATCCCTGCTTCCGAGGTGTGGACTGCATGGAAGTGTACGAGTACCCAGGCTACCGCTGTGGGCCCTGCCCCCCTGGCCTGCAGGGCAACGGCACCCACTGCAGTGACATCAATGAG TGTGCTCACGCTGACCCCTGTTTCCCGGGCTCCAGCTGCatcaacaccatgcccggcttccaCTGTGAGGCCTGTCCTCGAGGGTACAAGGGCACACAGGTGTCTGGTGTGGGCATTGACTATGCCCGGGCCAGCAAACAG GTCTGCAATGACATCGATGAATGCAACGATGGCAACAATGGTGGCTGTGACCCAAACTCCATCTGCACCAACACTGTG GGCTCTTTCAAGTGTGGTCCCTGCCGCCTGGGTTTCCTGGGCAACCAGAGCCAGGGCTGCCTCCCAGCCCGGACCTGCCACAGCCCAGCCCACAGCCCCTGCCACATCCATGCTCACTGTCTCTTTGAACGCAATGGTGCAGTGTCCTGCCAG TGTAACGTGGGCTGGGCTGGGAATGGGAACGTGTGTGGGACTGACACAGACATCGATGGCTACCCAGACCAAGCACTGCCCTGCATGGACAACAACAAACACTGCAAACAG GACAACTGCCTTTTGACACCCAACTCTGGGCAGGAAGATGCTGATAATGATGGTGTGGGGGACCAGTGTGATGATGATGCTGATGGGGATGGGATCAAGAATGTTGAG GACAACTGCCGGCTGTTCCCCAACAAAGACCAGCAGAACTCAGATACAGATTCATTTGGTGATGCCTGTGACAATTGCCCCAACGTTCCCAACAATGACCAGAAGGACACAGATGGCAATGGGGAAGGAGATGCCTGTGACAACGACGTGGATGGGGATG GCATCCCCAATGGATTGGACAATTGCCCTAAAGTCCCCAACCCACTACAGACAGACAGGGATGAGGACGGGGTGGGAGATGCTTGCGACAGCTGCCCTGAAATGAGCAATCCTACCCAG ACAGATGCAGACAGCGACCTGGTGGGGGATGTCTGTGATACTAATGAAGACAG CGATGGGGATGGGCATCAGGACACCAAGGACAACTGCCCACAGCTGCCAAATAGCTCCCAGCTGGACTCTGATAACGATGGACTTGGAGATGAGTGTGATGgggatgatgacaatgatggcaTCCCAGATTATGTGCCTCCTGGTCCCGATAACTGCCGCCTGGTACCCAATCCCAATCAGAAGGACTCAGATG GCAATGGCGTTGGTGATGTGTGTGAGGATGACTTTGACAATGATGCTGTGGTCGACCCCCTGGATGTGTGTCCTGAAAGTGCAGAGGTAACGCTTACGGATTTTCGGGCCTATCAGACCGTCGTCCTGGATCCTGAGGGTGATGCTCAGATTGACCCAAACTGGGTTGTGCTCAACCAG GGCATGGAAATCGTTCAGACCATGAACAGTGACCCTGGCTTGGCAGTTG gataCACGGCCTTCAATGGTGTGGACTTTGAAGGCACCTTCCATGTGAACACAGTGACTGATGATGACTACGCAGGCTTTCTCTTCAGTTATCAAGACAGTGGCCGCTTCTACGTAGTCATGTGGAAGCAGACCGAGCAGACCTACTGGCAGGCTACACCCTTCCGGGCGGTTGCCCAGCCCGGGCTGCAGCTCAAG GCAGTGACATCAGTGTCTGGCCCAGGTGAGCACCTCCGAAATGCCCTGTGGCATACTGGCCACACCCCTGATCAGGTACGACTGCTGTGGACAGACCCACGAAATGTGGGCTGGCGGGACAAGACCTCCTATCGCTGGCAGCTTCTGCACCGGCCTCAAGTTGGCTACATTCG ACACAGTGCCTGA
- the THBS3 gene encoding thrombospondin-3 isoform X5 gives MVGGLESSVGSCSYPERVCCAPRMGGGELGCGTSQTQEWKEKLPSISTLWTPGATPVGDQHSISFAPPGGGISNLWGAVSVFPIIDLLTVGESRQMVAVAEKIRTALLTAGDIYLLSTFRLPPKQGGVLFGLYSRQDNTRWLEASVVGKINKVLVRYQREDGKVHAVNLQQAGLADGRTHTVLLRLRGPSRPSPALHLYVDCKLGDQHAGLPALAPIPPAEVDGLEIRTGQKAYLRMQGFVESMKIILGGSMARVGALSECPFQGDESIHSAVTNALHSILGEQTKALVTQLTLFNQILVELRDDIRDQVKEMSLIRNTIMECQVCGFHEQRSHCSPNPCFRGVDCMEVYEYPGYRCGPCPPGLQGNGTHCSDINECAHADPCFPGSSCINTMPGFHCEACPRGYKGTQVSGVGIDYARASKQVCNDIDECNDGNNGGCDPNSICTNTVGSFKCGPCRLGFLGNQSQGCLPARTCHSPAHSPCHIHAHCLFERNGAVSCQCNVGWAGNGNVCGTDTDIDGYPDQALPCMDNNKHCKQDNCLLTPNSGQEDADNDGVGDQCDDDADGDGIKNVEDNCRLFPNKDQQNSDTDSFGDACDNCPNVPNNDQKDTDGNGEGDACDNDVDGDGIPNGLDNCPKVPNPLQTDRDEDGVGDACDSCPEMSNPTQVQGDDADSDLVGDVCDTNEDSDGDGHQDTKDNCPQLPNSSQLDSDNDGLGDECDGDDDNDGIPDYVPPGPDNCRLVPNPNQKDSDGNGVGDVCEDDFDNDAVVDPLDVCPESAEVTLTDFRAYQTVVLDPEGDAQIDPNWVVLNQGMEIVQTMNSDPGLAVGYTAFNGVDFEGTFHVNTVTDDDYAGFLFSYQDSGRFYVVMWKQTEQTYWQATPFRAVAQPGLQLKAVTSVSGPGEHLRNALWHTGHTPDQVRLLWTDPRNVGWRDKTSYRWQLLHRPQVGYIRHSA, from the exons ATGGTGGGAGGGTTAGAGTCCTCAGTGGGCAGCTGTTCTTATCCAGAGCGAGTGTGCTGCGCCCCTAGGATGGGAGGAGGGGAACTAGGGTGTGGAACGAGCCAAACCCAGGAGTGGAAAGAGAAGCTGCCTTCCATTTCTACGTTGTGGACACCAGGTGCCACTCCTGTGGGGGATCAGCACAGCATCTCCTTTGCGCCACCTGGTGGGGGCATCTCAAATTTGTGGGGTGCTGTTTCTGTGTTTCCAA TAATTGACCTGCTGACTGTGGGCGAGTCTCGGCAGATGGTAGCTGTGGCAGAGAAGATCCGGacagccttgctcactgctgggGACATCTACCTCTTATCCACCTTCCGCCTGCCCCCCAAGCAGGGTGGTGTCCTCTTTGGCCTCTATTCTCGCCAAGACAACACTCGATGGCTGGAGGCCTCTGTTGTAGGCAAGATCAACAAAG TACTGGTGCGATACCAGCGGGAGGATGGCAAAGTCCACGCCGTGAACCTACAGCAAGCGGGCCTGGCTGATGGGCGCACACACACAGTTCTCCTGCGACTCCGAGGTCCCTCCAGACCCAGCCCTGCCCTACATCTCTACGTGGACTGCAAACTGGGTGACCAACATGCAGGCCTTCCAGCACTGGCCCCCATTCCTCCAGCGGAGGTCGATGGGCTGGAGATTAGGACTGGACAGAAGGCGTATTTGAGGATGCAG GGCTTTGTGGAATCTATGAAAATTATTCTGGGTGGGTCCATGGCCCGGGTAGGAGCCCTGAGTGAGTGTCCATTCCAAGGGGACGAGTCCATCCACAGTGCAG TGACCAatgcactgcactccattctaG GGGAGCAGACCAAGGCGCTGGTCACCCAACTCACCCTCTTCAACCAGATCCTGGTGGAGCTGCGGGATGATATACGAGACCAG GTGAAGGAAATGTCCCTGATCCGAAACACCATTATGGAGTGTCAGGTGTGCG GCTTCCATGAGCAGCGTTCCCACTGCAGCCCCAATCCCTGCTTCCGAGGTGTGGACTGCATGGAAGTGTACGAGTACCCAGGCTACCGCTGTGGGCCCTGCCCCCCTGGCCTGCAGGGCAACGGCACCCACTGCAGTGACATCAATGAG TGTGCTCACGCTGACCCCTGTTTCCCGGGCTCCAGCTGCatcaacaccatgcccggcttccaCTGTGAGGCCTGTCCTCGAGGGTACAAGGGCACACAGGTGTCTGGTGTGGGCATTGACTATGCCCGGGCCAGCAAACAG GTCTGCAATGACATCGATGAATGCAACGATGGCAACAATGGTGGCTGTGACCCAAACTCCATCTGCACCAACACTGTG GGCTCTTTCAAGTGTGGTCCCTGCCGCCTGGGTTTCCTGGGCAACCAGAGCCAGGGCTGCCTCCCAGCCCGGACCTGCCACAGCCCAGCCCACAGCCCCTGCCACATCCATGCTCACTGTCTCTTTGAACGCAATGGTGCAGTGTCCTGCCAG TGTAACGTGGGCTGGGCTGGGAATGGGAACGTGTGTGGGACTGACACAGACATCGATGGCTACCCAGACCAAGCACTGCCCTGCATGGACAACAACAAACACTGCAAACAG GACAACTGCCTTTTGACACCCAACTCTGGGCAGGAAGATGCTGATAATGATGGTGTGGGGGACCAGTGTGATGATGATGCTGATGGGGATGGGATCAAGAATGTTGAG GACAACTGCCGGCTGTTCCCCAACAAAGACCAGCAGAACTCAGATACAGATTCATTTGGTGATGCCTGTGACAATTGCCCCAACGTTCCCAACAATGACCAGAAGGACACAGATGGCAATGGGGAAGGAGATGCCTGTGACAACGACGTGGATGGGGATG GCATCCCCAATGGATTGGACAATTGCCCTAAAGTCCCCAACCCACTACAGACAGACAGGGATGAGGACGGGGTGGGAGATGCTTGCGACAGCTGCCCTGAAATGAGCAATCCTACCCAGGTACAGGGAGATG ATGCAGACAGCGACCTGGTGGGGGATGTCTGTGATACTAATGAAGACAG CGATGGGGATGGGCATCAGGACACCAAGGACAACTGCCCACAGCTGCCAAATAGCTCCCAGCTGGACTCTGATAACGATGGACTTGGAGATGAGTGTGATGgggatgatgacaatgatggcaTCCCAGATTATGTGCCTCCTGGTCCCGATAACTGCCGCCTGGTACCCAATCCCAATCAGAAGGACTCAGATG GCAATGGCGTTGGTGATGTGTGTGAGGATGACTTTGACAATGATGCTGTGGTCGACCCCCTGGATGTGTGTCCTGAAAGTGCAGAGGTAACGCTTACGGATTTTCGGGCCTATCAGACCGTCGTCCTGGATCCTGAGGGTGATGCTCAGATTGACCCAAACTGGGTTGTGCTCAACCAG GGCATGGAAATCGTTCAGACCATGAACAGTGACCCTGGCTTGGCAGTTG gataCACGGCCTTCAATGGTGTGGACTTTGAAGGCACCTTCCATGTGAACACAGTGACTGATGATGACTACGCAGGCTTTCTCTTCAGTTATCAAGACAGTGGCCGCTTCTACGTAGTCATGTGGAAGCAGACCGAGCAGACCTACTGGCAGGCTACACCCTTCCGGGCGGTTGCCCAGCCCGGGCTGCAGCTCAAG GCAGTGACATCAGTGTCTGGCCCAGGTGAGCACCTCCGAAATGCCCTGTGGCATACTGGCCACACCCCTGATCAGGTACGACTGCTGTGGACAGACCCACGAAATGTGGGCTGGCGGGACAAGACCTCCTATCGCTGGCAGCTTCTGCACCGGCCTCAAGTTGGCTACATTCG ACACAGTGCCTGA
- the THBS3 gene encoding thrombospondin-3 isoform X8 produces the protein MVGGLESSVGSCSYPERVCCAPRMGGGELGCGTSQTQEWKEKLPSISTLWTPGATPVGDQHSISFAPPGGGISNLWGAVSVFPIIDLLTVGESRQMVAVAEKIRTALLTAGDIYLLSTFRLPPKQGGVLFGLYSRQDNTRWLEASVVGKINKVLVRYQREDGKVHAVNLQQAGLADGRTHTVLLRLRGPSRPSPALHLYVDCKLGDQHAGLPALAPIPPAEVDGLEIRTGQKAYLRMQGFVESMKIILGGSMARVGALSECPFQGDESIHSAVTNALHSILGEQTKALVTQLTLFNQILVELRDDIRDQVKEMSLIRNTIMECQVCGFHEQRSHCSPNPCFRGVDCMEVYEYPGYRCGPCPPGLQGNGTHCSDINECAHADPCFPGSSCINTMPGFHCEACPRGYKGTQVSGVGIDYARASKQVCNDIDECNDGNNGGCDPNSICTNTVGSFKCGPCRLGFLGNQSQGCLPARTCHSPAHSPCHIHAHCLFERNGAVSCQCNVGWAGNGNVCGTDTDIDGYPDQALPCMDNNKHCKQDNCLLTPNSGQEDADNDGVGDQCDDDADGDGIKNVEDNCRLFPNKDQQNSDTDSFGDACDNCPNVPNNDQKDTDGNGEGDACDNDVDGDGIPNGLDNCPKVPNPLQTDRDEDGVGDACDSCPEMSNPTQMQTATWWGMSVILMKTAMGMGIRTPRTTAHSCQIAPSWTLITMDLEMSVMGMMTMMASQIMCLLVPITAAWYPIPIRRTQMAMALVMCVRMTLTMMLWSTPWMCVLKVQR, from the exons ATGGTGGGAGGGTTAGAGTCCTCAGTGGGCAGCTGTTCTTATCCAGAGCGAGTGTGCTGCGCCCCTAGGATGGGAGGAGGGGAACTAGGGTGTGGAACGAGCCAAACCCAGGAGTGGAAAGAGAAGCTGCCTTCCATTTCTACGTTGTGGACACCAGGTGCCACTCCTGTGGGGGATCAGCACAGCATCTCCTTTGCGCCACCTGGTGGGGGCATCTCAAATTTGTGGGGTGCTGTTTCTGTGTTTCCAA TAATTGACCTGCTGACTGTGGGCGAGTCTCGGCAGATGGTAGCTGTGGCAGAGAAGATCCGGacagccttgctcactgctgggGACATCTACCTCTTATCCACCTTCCGCCTGCCCCCCAAGCAGGGTGGTGTCCTCTTTGGCCTCTATTCTCGCCAAGACAACACTCGATGGCTGGAGGCCTCTGTTGTAGGCAAGATCAACAAAG TACTGGTGCGATACCAGCGGGAGGATGGCAAAGTCCACGCCGTGAACCTACAGCAAGCGGGCCTGGCTGATGGGCGCACACACACAGTTCTCCTGCGACTCCGAGGTCCCTCCAGACCCAGCCCTGCCCTACATCTCTACGTGGACTGCAAACTGGGTGACCAACATGCAGGCCTTCCAGCACTGGCCCCCATTCCTCCAGCGGAGGTCGATGGGCTGGAGATTAGGACTGGACAGAAGGCGTATTTGAGGATGCAG GGCTTTGTGGAATCTATGAAAATTATTCTGGGTGGGTCCATGGCCCGGGTAGGAGCCCTGAGTGAGTGTCCATTCCAAGGGGACGAGTCCATCCACAGTGCAG TGACCAatgcactgcactccattctaG GGGAGCAGACCAAGGCGCTGGTCACCCAACTCACCCTCTTCAACCAGATCCTGGTGGAGCTGCGGGATGATATACGAGACCAG GTGAAGGAAATGTCCCTGATCCGAAACACCATTATGGAGTGTCAGGTGTGCG GCTTCCATGAGCAGCGTTCCCACTGCAGCCCCAATCCCTGCTTCCGAGGTGTGGACTGCATGGAAGTGTACGAGTACCCAGGCTACCGCTGTGGGCCCTGCCCCCCTGGCCTGCAGGGCAACGGCACCCACTGCAGTGACATCAATGAG TGTGCTCACGCTGACCCCTGTTTCCCGGGCTCCAGCTGCatcaacaccatgcccggcttccaCTGTGAGGCCTGTCCTCGAGGGTACAAGGGCACACAGGTGTCTGGTGTGGGCATTGACTATGCCCGGGCCAGCAAACAG GTCTGCAATGACATCGATGAATGCAACGATGGCAACAATGGTGGCTGTGACCCAAACTCCATCTGCACCAACACTGTG GGCTCTTTCAAGTGTGGTCCCTGCCGCCTGGGTTTCCTGGGCAACCAGAGCCAGGGCTGCCTCCCAGCCCGGACCTGCCACAGCCCAGCCCACAGCCCCTGCCACATCCATGCTCACTGTCTCTTTGAACGCAATGGTGCAGTGTCCTGCCAG TGTAACGTGGGCTGGGCTGGGAATGGGAACGTGTGTGGGACTGACACAGACATCGATGGCTACCCAGACCAAGCACTGCCCTGCATGGACAACAACAAACACTGCAAACAG GACAACTGCCTTTTGACACCCAACTCTGGGCAGGAAGATGCTGATAATGATGGTGTGGGGGACCAGTGTGATGATGATGCTGATGGGGATGGGATCAAGAATGTTGAG GACAACTGCCGGCTGTTCCCCAACAAAGACCAGCAGAACTCAGATACAGATTCATTTGGTGATGCCTGTGACAATTGCCCCAACGTTCCCAACAATGACCAGAAGGACACAGATGGCAATGGGGAAGGAGATGCCTGTGACAACGACGTGGATGGGGATG GCATCCCCAATGGATTGGACAATTGCCCTAAAGTCCCCAACCCACTACAGACAGACAGGGATGAGGACGGGGTGGGAGATGCTTGCGACAGCTGCCCTGAAATGAGCAATCCTACCCAG ATGCAGACAGCGACCTGGTGGGGGATGTCTGTGATACTAATGAAGACAG CGATGGGGATGGGCATCAGGACACCAAGGACAACTGCCCACAGCTGCCAAATAGCTCCCAGCTGGACTCTGATAACGATGGACTTGGAGATGAGTGTGATGgggatgatgacaatgatggcaTCCCAGATTATGTGCCTCCTGGTCCCGATAACTGCCGCCTGGTACCCAATCCCAATCAGAAGGACTCAGATG GCAATGGCGTTGGTGATGTGTGTGAGGATGACTTTGACAATGATGCTGTGGTCGACCCCCTGGATGTGTGTCCTGAAAGTGCAGAGGTAA
- the THBS3 gene encoding thrombospondin-3 isoform X6: MVGGLESSVGSCSYPERVCCAPRMGGGELGCGTSQTQEWKEKLPSISTLWTPGATPVGDQHSISFAPPGGGISNLWGAVSVFPIIDLLTVGESRQMVAVAEKIRTALLTAGDIYLLSTFRLPPKQGGVLFGLYSRQDNTRWLEASVVGKINKVLVRYQREDGKVHAVNLQQAGLADGRTHTVLLRLRGPSRPSPALHLYVDCKLGDQHAGLPALAPIPPAEVDGLEIRTGQKAYLRMQGFVESMKIILGGSMARVGALSECPFQGDESIHSAVTNALHSILGEQTKALVTQLTLFNQILVELRDDIRDQVKEMSLIRNTIMECQVCGFHEQRSHCSPNPCFRGVDCMEVYEYPGYRCGPCPPGLQGNGTHCSDINECAHADPCFPGSSCINTMPGFHCEACPRGYKGTQVSGVGIDYARASKQVCNDIDECNDGNNGGCDPNSICTNTVGSFKCGPCRLGFLGNQSQGCLPARTCHSPAHSPCHIHAHCLFERNGAVSCQCNVGWAGNGNVCGTDTDIDGYPDQALPCMDNNKHCKQDNCLLTPNSGQEDADNDGVGDQCDDDADGDGIKNVEDNCRLFPNKDQQNSDTDSFGDACDNCPNVPNNDQKDTDGNGEGDACDNDVDGDGIPNGLDNCPKVPNPLQTDRDEDGVGDACDSCPEMSNPTQTDADSDLVGDVCDTNEDSDGDGHQDTKDNCPQLPNSSQLDSDNDGLGDECDGDDDNDGIPDYVPPGPDNCRLVPNPNQKDSDGNGVGDVCEDDFDNDAVVDPLDVCPESAEVTLTDFRAYQTVVLDPEGDAQIDPNWVVLNQGMEIVQTMNSDPGLAVGYTAFNGVDFEGTFHVNTVTDDDYAGFLFSYQDSGRFYVVMWKQTEQTYWQATPFRAVAQPGLQLKAVTSVSGPGEHLRNALWHTGHTPDQVRLLWTDPRNVGWRDKTSYRWQLLHRPQVGYIRHSA, encoded by the exons ATGGTGGGAGGGTTAGAGTCCTCAGTGGGCAGCTGTTCTTATCCAGAGCGAGTGTGCTGCGCCCCTAGGATGGGAGGAGGGGAACTAGGGTGTGGAACGAGCCAAACCCAGGAGTGGAAAGAGAAGCTGCCTTCCATTTCTACGTTGTGGACACCAGGTGCCACTCCTGTGGGGGATCAGCACAGCATCTCCTTTGCGCCACCTGGTGGGGGCATCTCAAATTTGTGGGGTGCTGTTTCTGTGTTTCCAA TAATTGACCTGCTGACTGTGGGCGAGTCTCGGCAGATGGTAGCTGTGGCAGAGAAGATCCGGacagccttgctcactgctgggGACATCTACCTCTTATCCACCTTCCGCCTGCCCCCCAAGCAGGGTGGTGTCCTCTTTGGCCTCTATTCTCGCCAAGACAACACTCGATGGCTGGAGGCCTCTGTTGTAGGCAAGATCAACAAAG TACTGGTGCGATACCAGCGGGAGGATGGCAAAGTCCACGCCGTGAACCTACAGCAAGCGGGCCTGGCTGATGGGCGCACACACACAGTTCTCCTGCGACTCCGAGGTCCCTCCAGACCCAGCCCTGCCCTACATCTCTACGTGGACTGCAAACTGGGTGACCAACATGCAGGCCTTCCAGCACTGGCCCCCATTCCTCCAGCGGAGGTCGATGGGCTGGAGATTAGGACTGGACAGAAGGCGTATTTGAGGATGCAG GGCTTTGTGGAATCTATGAAAATTATTCTGGGTGGGTCCATGGCCCGGGTAGGAGCCCTGAGTGAGTGTCCATTCCAAGGGGACGAGTCCATCCACAGTGCAG TGACCAatgcactgcactccattctaG GGGAGCAGACCAAGGCGCTGGTCACCCAACTCACCCTCTTCAACCAGATCCTGGTGGAGCTGCGGGATGATATACGAGACCAG GTGAAGGAAATGTCCCTGATCCGAAACACCATTATGGAGTGTCAGGTGTGCG GCTTCCATGAGCAGCGTTCCCACTGCAGCCCCAATCCCTGCTTCCGAGGTGTGGACTGCATGGAAGTGTACGAGTACCCAGGCTACCGCTGTGGGCCCTGCCCCCCTGGCCTGCAGGGCAACGGCACCCACTGCAGTGACATCAATGAG TGTGCTCACGCTGACCCCTGTTTCCCGGGCTCCAGCTGCatcaacaccatgcccggcttccaCTGTGAGGCCTGTCCTCGAGGGTACAAGGGCACACAGGTGTCTGGTGTGGGCATTGACTATGCCCGGGCCAGCAAACAG GTCTGCAATGACATCGATGAATGCAACGATGGCAACAATGGTGGCTGTGACCCAAACTCCATCTGCACCAACACTGTG GGCTCTTTCAAGTGTGGTCCCTGCCGCCTGGGTTTCCTGGGCAACCAGAGCCAGGGCTGCCTCCCAGCCCGGACCTGCCACAGCCCAGCCCACAGCCCCTGCCACATCCATGCTCACTGTCTCTTTGAACGCAATGGTGCAGTGTCCTGCCAG TGTAACGTGGGCTGGGCTGGGAATGGGAACGTGTGTGGGACTGACACAGACATCGATGGCTACCCAGACCAAGCACTGCCCTGCATGGACAACAACAAACACTGCAAACAG GACAACTGCCTTTTGACACCCAACTCTGGGCAGGAAGATGCTGATAATGATGGTGTGGGGGACCAGTGTGATGATGATGCTGATGGGGATGGGATCAAGAATGTTGAG GACAACTGCCGGCTGTTCCCCAACAAAGACCAGCAGAACTCAGATACAGATTCATTTGGTGATGCCTGTGACAATTGCCCCAACGTTCCCAACAATGACCAGAAGGACACAGATGGCAATGGGGAAGGAGATGCCTGTGACAACGACGTGGATGGGGATG GCATCCCCAATGGATTGGACAATTGCCCTAAAGTCCCCAACCCACTACAGACAGACAGGGATGAGGACGGGGTGGGAGATGCTTGCGACAGCTGCCCTGAAATGAGCAATCCTACCCAG ACAGATGCAGACAGCGACCTGGTGGGGGATGTCTGTGATACTAATGAAGACAG CGATGGGGATGGGCATCAGGACACCAAGGACAACTGCCCACAGCTGCCAAATAGCTCCCAGCTGGACTCTGATAACGATGGACTTGGAGATGAGTGTGATGgggatgatgacaatgatggcaTCCCAGATTATGTGCCTCCTGGTCCCGATAACTGCCGCCTGGTACCCAATCCCAATCAGAAGGACTCAGATG GCAATGGCGTTGGTGATGTGTGTGAGGATGACTTTGACAATGATGCTGTGGTCGACCCCCTGGATGTGTGTCCTGAAAGTGCAGAGGTAACGCTTACGGATTTTCGGGCCTATCAGACCGTCGTCCTGGATCCTGAGGGTGATGCTCAGATTGACCCAAACTGGGTTGTGCTCAACCAG GGCATGGAAATCGTTCAGACCATGAACAGTGACCCTGGCTTGGCAGTTG gataCACGGCCTTCAATGGTGTGGACTTTGAAGGCACCTTCCATGTGAACACAGTGACTGATGATGACTACGCAGGCTTTCTCTTCAGTTATCAAGACAGTGGCCGCTTCTACGTAGTCATGTGGAAGCAGACCGAGCAGACCTACTGGCAGGCTACACCCTTCCGGGCGGTTGCCCAGCCCGGGCTGCAGCTCAAG GCAGTGACATCAGTGTCTGGCCCAGGTGAGCACCTCCGAAATGCCCTGTGGCATACTGGCCACACCCCTGATCAGGTACGACTGCTGTGGACAGACCCACGAAATGTGGGCTGGCGGGACAAGACCTCCTATCGCTGGCAGCTTCTGCACCGGCCTCAAGTTGGCTACATTCG ACACAGTGCCTGA